In a genomic window of Micromonospora cremea:
- a CDS encoding VOC family protein yields the protein MSEPSPHRHHAIDYVELTVTDLDRAKRFYAEAFDWQFNDYGPGYAGIRSPHGDSAAEVGGLRADQEVRTGGPLVLLYSTDLDRSVQAVEDAGGQVVNGPYEFPGGRRFHFTDPSGNELGVWSEL from the coding sequence ATGTCTGAGCCATCTCCGCACCGACACCACGCCATCGACTACGTGGAGCTCACGGTCACCGACCTCGACCGGGCCAAGCGCTTCTACGCCGAAGCGTTCGACTGGCAGTTCAACGACTACGGGCCGGGGTACGCAGGCATCCGCAGCCCGCACGGTGACTCCGCGGCCGAGGTGGGCGGTCTGCGCGCCGACCAGGAGGTCCGGACGGGCGGCCCGCTCGTGCTGCTCTACTCGACCGACCTGGACCGGTCCGTGCAGGCGGTGGAGGACGCCGGCGGCCAGGTGGTGAACGGGCCGTACGAGTTCCCCGGTGGCCGCAGGTTCCACTTCACCGACCCCAGCGGCAACGAACTGGGCGTCTGGTCCGAGCTGTAG